The Streptomyces fungicidicus nucleotide sequence AGCTGGGTGCATCGCCTTCGAATCAGCCACCGAACGGTGAGCCTTTGGAGGACGATGAGCAAGACGACGACCTGTACGCACGGTACGCCGACCTCTATGAGGACGACGACGAGGACGACGACGGACCGTCCTCGCAACATCGTCGCGGCGCTTGACCCTGCGCCGACCACCAGCCCGGTAGGTGACCCCGGTCACCTACCGGGTTTAGTGCTGCCCATGCCGGGCGGACCGCCTCCGTGGACGGTGCTGCCCGCCGGTCACCGCGCGGGCAGCACCTTCCGCGTGCTCAGTTCGCGTAGTCACCGACAAGCGCCGCGCCCGTGGTGTGCTCGCCGCGGTCGGTGATCTCACCGGCCACCCAGGCGTCCACCCCGCGGTCGGCCAGCGTCGCCAGCGCCACGTCGACGGACTCCTGCGGCACGATCGCGATCATGCCGACGCCCATGTTCAGGGTCTTCTCCAGCTCCAGCCGCTCGACCGAGCCGGTCCGCCCGACCAGCTCGAACACCGGCGCGGGCGTCCAGCTGGAGCGGTCCACCGTGGCGTGCAGCCCGTCGGGGATCACCCGGGCCAGGTTGGCCGCGAGCCCGCCGCCGGTGACGTGGCTGAACGCGTGCACCTCGGTGGTGCGCATCAGCGCCAGGCAGTCCAGCGAGTAGATCTTGGTGGGCTCCAGCAGCTCCTCGCCGAGGGTGCGGCCCAGTTCGTCGATCCGGGCCTCCAGGGCGAGCCCCGCCCGGTCGAGCAGGACGTGCCGGACGAGGGAGTAGCCGTTCGAGTGCAGGCCGGAGGAGGCCATGGCGATCACCGCGTCACCCGTACGGATGCGCTCCGGGCCGAGCAGCCGGTCAGCCTCCACGACGCCCGTACCGGCCCCGGCGACGTCGAAGTCGTCCGGACCCAGCAGACCGGGGTGTTCGGCCGTCTCGCCGCCGACCAGGGCGCATCCGGCCAGCACACAGCCCTCGGCGATGCCCTTGACGATCGCGGCGACGCGCTCGGGGTGGACCTTGCCGACGCAGATGTAGTCGGTCATGAACAGCGGCTCGGCGCCGCACACCACGATGTCGTCCATGACCATGGCGACC carries:
- a CDS encoding DUF3073 domain-containing protein, coding for MGRGRAKAKQTKVARQLKYNSGGTDLSRLAEELGASPSNQPPNGEPLEDDEQDDDLYARYADLYEDDDEDDDGPSSQHRRGA
- the purM gene encoding phosphoribosylformylglycinamidine cyclo-ligase, yielding MSQNTGASYAAAGVDIEAGDRAVELMKEWVRKTRRPEVLGGLGGFAGLFDASALKNYERPLLASATDGVGTKVDVARRMGVYDSIGHDLVAMVMDDIVVCGAEPLFMTDYICVGKVHPERVAAIVKGIAEGCVLAGCALVGGETAEHPGLLGPDDFDVAGAGTGVVEADRLLGPERIRTGDAVIAMASSGLHSNGYSLVRHVLLDRAGLALEARIDELGRTLGEELLEPTKIYSLDCLALMRTTEVHAFSHVTGGGLAANLARVIPDGLHATVDRSSWTPAPVFELVGRTGSVERLELEKTLNMGVGMIAIVPQESVDVALATLADRGVDAWVAGEITDRGEHTTGAALVGDYAN